From a single Buteo buteo chromosome 14, bButBut1.hap1.1, whole genome shotgun sequence genomic region:
- the AKAP11 gene encoding A-kinase anchor protein 11 isoform X3: MDMYARAQSNRMKPRISVKKSFGEGVLHSMKSLLHSRKELCNVSAEGCLNREEQDNFIEITFIGFAEEMGTAHLQELAAVSVELPDVLKSLQLCKLKENEVIFLKDVKKTLAKPYVMKHQNQLPEVFCVMRLSPSFPRIKVDYIFTLLSKYTTGIRYAVEINPSQKRQTETSHGEDDDTNQSVSSIEDDFVTAFEHLDEDEPSKTQSASACSFTSRNHRDAASQTIPAQCLEAVDSKILVGSARRKSSARSSTLIDIFGLKELSSVKNSVTTSISDPWIQRSFYKPYNPSDQGVNFLCKTLFSSSPAESSESDCSSPSPIIFLDEEGYQKSLKAKLQLPKIPVVKDGIEDSDSEVSEFFDSFDQFDELEQALENSCKVIRDPILGNPSQKRRTAHEKMSSASITMNPQKFKFDRPTLPANVKKPTPRKPESPYSSVFDVPDSPRPVKTSGEENGGLFSPIRSSAFSPLGSCGSSECLCRISLGGDGTGQNHHDAVYNSYSAYADSVSFEILGSVFHSESSSEQVCVGNDSKHKGIALKEKKSQAADLKMKTSKEPDKQAKSKHKSLMIRDSIQKFATELVEKSFGSAFKDLQKGVSSCTNALCHLAARLTSSVFQMAFYEIGRRRAISLKERAINGIANFLVSEAITGALKELRQVKKQIFTNTVARFAADLAEELVFEGIMEVCQFSYPSTPIAAQPSSFDYEDKVVRSYARDLSESVIQEAFIELSQVDVTFTTQAAISISMDNIKYVSAESMLESTRTSTVFPDFNDRVALKPIQDSKKEYTVQQALFCTSGVVSSVPVPLAGRALCQHQVSSDVYEAKVSNAPNSDDNMKVYKDSTHPFFTSRKREEEVAFRNIYLTSDPSQGTESTPSLLHNQNDTKQTNNRSGMNNNSELTSGSKGINTFSGTMVDMIVNEAYEAITSCRVTKAVEEYTDFLTRKIIDKKPYVQSICEDSPKNMFADHLAKYVIKQSVDGSKTVLCNTSENLACNLSPQTYADISRKEQCVMKKQEAEKPSNVSVIVEQQQMPLNNPCKFLFTPTPSVQCFSESKDCWQEQKGHRFSSKSPPPCSTVTFGRHVLEDFTDTGSCSVTYLNKPSKTHDTEKPSSGPLTYKQADCFLHANSFSSVMFGSEDALQMEDKSSLKDGNTCVMPDTPPPTPLVPCQGSSERNLRKLSKKLKGELAKEFAPATPPSTPYNPSVTGLSETEHDSLENEEFMLKLMRSLSEEVESSEDEDHSEMPVEKEERSEKTIQYADCLASRIISIATEMAASHLDGKTNERQVQLGMQNKRGGYTAFINIPEEMCNSLWNYAGDMAGKVINEAKKIVKSRHCKLLRLKRVNCQVDCIYLRKGDKDYNSKERCGPVQDQWPGERDSSVLALPQGSGMTGLTSKYPSCESVTDEYADHIIRVLKREGGNAELLMDQYASRLAYRSIKSGLQQAARKTKLKYNRKTFPGQNAPVNGKLELIKAVNKDAVQQVRSGIHHCEDQTYERSIGTQRTECTELLDFSESLARSITCDVRKKLKMSGACLPKSLTDSCLYKKTEFDEVTGDLIKTRFSRTFLPFSPDHKLYHSTGSLNENGYSEGIIQAIEQYARKVADDTLEMSLESAVLHVAENRKNGDRLSYTEKLSPFPGTVCRCCSMKEHRYCTESTSHLPAQESSVPVRHFLHSGLGGACQKSRVFQLDIPKIHVDVEQKTVFSDDGATAAVEKAGELSYTSLTADSGIGQDGVSFAESLTTEIMTSAMTNIGQAVNISSVGREGFHSVESIVSQQMSLSIGDDSTGSWSNLSFEDEHPDENSSFLHLSDSDGTEDKDEDSKDAVEGLEQIRKTLAIMNIDLEPNLVDPQLRAVLQWLAASETGVSDLHFHDAATREFVNLSRRLRERDWKVGDLLQAVLKYCEMIEKASDGEQALNKSLVAWLLENV, from the exons agTTTTGGTGAAGGTGTACTGCACTCTATGAAGTCACTGCTACACAGCAGAAAAGAGTTATGCAATGTATCAGCAGAGGGATGTCTAAATCGGGAGGAACAAGATAATTTTATTGAG attacATTTATAGGTTTTGCTGAAGAGATGGGTACTGCTCATTTGCAG GAGTTGGCAGCTGTTTCTGTAGAGCTTCCAGATGTTCTGAAATCGCTCCAGTTGTGcaaactaaaagaaaatgaggttaTATTTCTAAAAGATGTGAAGAAAACCTTGGCAAAACCTTACGTCATGAAACATCAG AATCAACTTCCTGAAGTGTTTTGTGTGATGAGACTGTCTCCTTCATTCCCAAGAATCAAAGTTGATTATATATTTACCTTGCTGAGCAAGTATACTACAGGCATAAGATATGCAGTGGAAATAAACCCATCGCAAAAACGTCAAACAGAGACATCCCATGGAGAAGATGATGACACTAATCAGTCAGTTTCTTCAATTGAGGATGATTTTGTCACTGCTTTTGAACACTTAGATGAAGATGAGCCTTCAAAGACACAAAGTGCTA gtgcATGCAGCTTTACTTCTCGAAACCATCGAGATGCTGCTTCACAGACCATCCCTGCTCAATGTTTAGAAGCTGTTGATTCAAAGATCCTTGTGGGTTCTGCACGTCGAAAGTCGTCTGCCAGATCTTCTACTTTGATTGATATTTTCGGACTTAAGGAACTGTCCTCAGTAAAAAATTCGGTTACAACCTCAATTTCTGATCCTTGGATACAAAGGAGTTTCTATAAGCCATATAATCCTTCTGATCAAGGTGttaattttttatgtaaaacattgttttcttcttctccagctGAATCCTCTGAGTCAGATTGCTCCAGCCCAAGCCCCATCATCTTCTTAGATGAAGAAGGCTATCAAAAAAGCTTGAAGGCAAAACTTCAGCTGCCAAAAATTCCGGTAGTGAAAGATGGTATAGAGGATTCAGACTCAGAAGTGAGTGAGTTTTTTGATAGTTTTGATCAGTTCGATGAGCTGGAACAAGCCTTGGAAAACTCTTGTAAAGTTATTAGGGATCCCATCCTAGGGAATCCCTCCCAGAAAAGGAGGACTGCACatgaaaaaatgtcttctgcAAGCATTACAATGAATCCTCAGAAATTCAAGTTTGATCGTCCCACTCTCCCAGCCAATGTAAAGAAACCAACTCCTCGTAAACCAGAATCACCATATAGCAGCGTCTTTGATGTTCCGGATTCTCCTCGCCCAGTTAAAACATCAGGGGAAGAGAATGGAGGCTTGTTCAGCCCTATTAGATCATCGGCTTTCAGTCCACTAGGGAGCTGTGGTTCTTCTGAATGTTTATGTCGAATTAGTCTTGGTGGAGATGGGACAGGTCAAAATCACCATGATGCGGTTTATAATAGTTATTCAGCATATGCTGATAgtgtttcatttgaaatactgggttctgtttttcattctgaGTCCTCATCAGAACAAGTATGTGTAGGAAATGATTCAAAACACAAAGGGAttgctttgaaagagaaaaaaagtcaagctgCAGATCTCAAAATGAAAACTAGTAAGGAGCCAGATAAACAAGCAAAATCTAAACATAAGTCATTAATGATTAGAGATAGCATTCAAAAATTTGCAACTGAATTAGTTGAAAAAAGTTTTGGCAGTGCATTTAAAGACCTGCAAAAAGGTGTTTCTTCATGCACCAACGCACTTTGTCATTTGGCTGCTAGGTTGACTTCTTCGGTCTTTCAAATGGCTTTTTATGAGATTGGAAGACGTAGAGCGATCTCCCTGAAGGAGCGTGCCATTAATGGGATAGCAAACTTTTTGGTGAGCGAAGCTATAACTGGTGCTTTGAAAGAACTGCGGCAggtaaagaaacaaatatttaccAACACTGTCGCACGGTTTGCGGCAGACCTTGCTGAAGAACTTGTGTTTGAGGGAATCATGGAAGTATGCCAGTTTTCATATCCATCGACACCTATAGCTGCACAGCCTTCATCATTCGATTATGAAGACAAAGTGGTAAGATCCTATGCCAGAGATTTGTCTGAATCTGTCATTCAGGAGGCTTTTATTGAGCTATCTCAGGTTGATGTGACCTTCACAACACAAGCAGCCATTAGTATTTCCATGGACAACATTAAATATGTGAGTGCAGAAAGTATGTTAGAGTCAACACGGACTTCTACGgtttttcctgattttaatGATAGGGTAGCACTGAAGCCAATCCAAGATTCCAAGAAGGAATATACTGTACAGCAAGCTCTATTTTGCACCTCTGGTGTTGTAAGTTCAGTACCTGTGCCCTTAGCTGGAAGAGCTCTTTGTCAGCATCAGGTTTCCTCTGATGTTTATGAAGCAAAAGTATCCAATGCTCCGAATTCTGATGATAATATGAAAGTATACAAAGACTCGACTCATCCATTTTTCAcaagcagaaagagagaggaggaagtcGCTTTCAGAAATATATACCTGACTTCAGATCCCAGTCAAGGTACTGAAAGTACGCCGTCACTCTTGCATAACCAAAATGataccaaacaaacaaataacagATCTGGAATGAACAATAATTCAGAATTAACAAGTGGGTCAAAAGGCATTAATACTTTCTCTGGAACTATGGTAGATATGATAGTAAATGAAGCTTATGAAGCCATAACCTCATGTAGAGTAACAAAAGCAGTAGAAGAGTATACAGactttttaacaagaaaaataatagataaAAAACCTTATGTGCAAAGCATTTGTGAAGATTCCCCCAAGAATATGTTTGCAGATCACTTGGCCAAGTATGTCATAAAACAATCAGTGGATGGAAGTAAAACTGTGTTATGCAACACTAGTGAGAATTTAGCATGTAATTTGAGCCCACAGACTTACGCAGATATCAGTAGAAAAGAACAATGTGTGATGAAGAAGCAAGAGGCTGAGAAACCAAGTAATGTTTCTGTAATTGTGGAACAACAACAGATGCCTTTGAATAATCCAtgtaaatttctttttactcCAACTCCTTCTGTTCAGTGTTTTTCAGAATCTAAAGATTGTTGGCAGGAACAAAAAGGACACaggttttcttcaaaatcaCCACCGCCTTGTTCCACTGTGACTTTTGGTAGGCATGTTCTAGAGGACTTTACTGACACGGGAAGCTGCTCAGTAACATACTTAAACAAGCCCTCAAAAACCCACGATACTGAGAAACCATCATCAGGACCTTTAACTTACAAGCAGGCTGATTGTTTTCTGCATGCAAATAGCTTTTCTTCAGTGATGTTTGGCAGTGAAGATGCTTTGCAGATGGAAGATAAATCAAGTCTCAAAGATGGAAATACCTGTGTAATGCCTGATACACCCCCACCAACTCCTTTAGTACCATGTCAAGGTAGTTCTGAAAGAAACCTAAGGAAACTATCTAAGAAGCTCAAGGGAGAATTGGCAAAGGAATTTGCACCTGCAACACCGCCTTCTACACCGTACAATCCATCTGTTACAGGTTTGTCCGAAACTGAACATGACTCTTTGGAAAATGAGGAATTTATGCTGAAACTCATGCGGTCACTTTCTGAAGAAGTTGAAAGTAGTGAAGATGAAGATCATTCTGAAATGCCTGTTGAGAAAGAGGAGCGTTCAGAAAAAACAATTCAGTATGCAGATTGCTTAGCTAGCCGTATAATTTCAATAGCGACTGAAATGGCTGCTTCCCATTTAGATGGTAAAACAAACGAAAGACAGGTTCAGTTAGGTATGCAAAACAAAAGAGGTGGATATACTGCATTTATAAATATCCCAGAAGAGATGTGCAATTCTTTATGGAATTATGCAGGTGATATGGCAGGAAAAGTCATCAATGAGGCCAAGAAAATAGTGAAATCAAGGCATTGTAAACTGTTGAGGTTGAAACGGGTTAACTGTCAGGTGGATTGCATTTATCTGAGAAAAGGCGATAAAGATTATAATTCAAAAGAACGGTGTGGTCCAGTGCAGGACCAGTGGCCCGGGGAGAGAGATTCATCTGTACTTGCTTTACCACAAGGTTCAGGCATGACAGGTTTGACCTCCAAATACCCAAGCTGTGAAAGTGTGACTGACGAATACGCAGATCATATTATTCGcgttttgaaaagagaaggtgGTAATGCTGAACTGTTAATGGATCAGTATGCTAGCAGACTTGCTTACAGGTCTATCAAATCAGGCTTACAGCAAGCTGCTagaaaaaccaaactgaaatacaacagAAAGACTTTTCCTGGGCAAAATGCACCAGTAAATGGTAAGCTGGAGCTGATCAAAGCAGTGAATAAAGATGCAGTACAGCAAGTGAGAAGCGGCATTCATCACTGTGAAGACCAAACGTACGAAAGGAGTATCGGCACACAGAGAACAGAATGTACAGAGTTGTTGGATTTTTCAGAATCCCTTGCTCGCAGTATCACTTGTGATgtcaggaagaaattaaaaatgtcgGGAGCGTGTTTGCCAAAGTCTCTGACAGATTCCTGTCTATATAAAAAGACTGAATTTGATGAAGTCACAGGGGATCTTATTAAAACAAGATTTTCTAggacatttcttcctttctcgCCAGATCATAAACTGTATCATAGTACAGgcagtttaaatgaaaatggcTACAGTGAAGGCATAATTCAAGCTATAGAACAATATGCTAGGAAAGTAGCAGATGATACTCTAGAAATGAGTTTAGAGTCAGCTGTTCTCCATGtggctgaaaacagaaaaaacgGGGATAGGCTCTCCTATACTGAGAAACTGTCTCCTTTTCCTGGAACTGTCTGTAGATGCTGCAGTATGAAGGAACATCGGTACTGTACAGAAAGTACGTCTCATCTACCCGCGCAAGAATCCTCTGTTCCAGTGAggcattttcttcattctgGATTGGGTGGTGCCTGTCAAAAATCAAGAGTGTTTCAGCTTGATATTCCTAAAATTCACGTTGATGTAGAACAGAAGACAGTGTTTTCTGACGACGGGGCTACTGCAGCTGTAGAGAAAGCAGGAGAGCTGAGTTACACAAGTCTGACAGCTGACAGTGGTATTGGACAAGATGGAGTGAGTTTTGCTGAAAGCCTTACTACTGAAATAATGACATCAGCTATGACTAATATTGGTCAGGCAGTTAACATAAG CTCTGTTGGAAGAGAAGGATTTCACTCTGTTGAATCTATTGTTAGCCAGCAGATGAGTCTTAGTATTGGTGATGATAGCACTGGGAGCTGGTCCAATCTAAGTTTTGAAGATGAACATCCTGATGAGAACAGCAGTTTTCTTCACCTCAGCGACAG tgatgGAACAGAAGATAAAGATGAAGACTCCAAGGATGCTGTAGAAG gTTTGGAGCAAATACGAAAGACTTTAGCAATCATGAATATTGATCTGGAACCAAATCTAGTGGACCCCCAGCTCAGAGCAGTACTCCAGTGGCTGGCAGCTTCTGAAACAGGGGTGTCTGATCTTCACTTTCATGACGCTGCTACAAGGGAATTTGTCAAT CTTTCCAGAAGACTGCGAGAAAGAGATTGGAAAGTTGGAGATCTCTTGCAGGCAGTGCTGAAATATTGTGAAATGATAGAGAAGGCATCTGATGGAGAGCAAGCTCTAAATAAGTCTTTAGTTGCTTGGCTTCTGGAAAATGTCTGA